One Corythoichthys intestinalis isolate RoL2023-P3 chromosome 9, ASM3026506v1, whole genome shotgun sequence DNA window includes the following coding sequences:
- the LOC130922092 gene encoding proline-rich protein HaeIII subfamily 1-like, with protein sequence MAYALRDEEPCHLPPRPLPPLPANPDPKPPLKPHQPTWHTEGPPRPTSPRGRKGTPPRGGNALPPQKITFIPQGATDSAPDHPWHTSGPPRPTGPGTGKHPHTEEAKPHQPSKLAGVNVAHPSCRSSGKRATIIPTGPRAVHIHTQGRDEGTRHFPSRPLPPLPANPDPKPLLKPYQPRRHTEGPRHPTTPQGRKGAPPGGGNTPPPQPSAKWPQSSPQEPRAAPQIIRAPLTSPQGKDEWTPYQQSPTWTSSHRHNPKTDVAHCGTPTGQERIPTRRKQHPATPVTRGTECGLPILPQLRQRDHHHPPGSQGGPHPRSGKGRGDAPLSPTPAPKTTCGRKGSPTAGSDTPRCPRRMPR encoded by the exons atggCGTATG CCCTCAGGGATGAGGAGCCATGCCACCTCCCCCCACGCCCGCTTCCACCACTGCCTGCCAACCCGGACCCCAAGCCACCGCTGAAACCCCACCAACCAACATGGCACACCGAGGGACCACCACGGCCCACTAGCCCCCGGGGCAGAAAAGGAACCCCACCCAGAGGGGGCAATGCCCTGCCGCCCCAGAAAATCACCTTCATCCCCCAAGGAGCCACGGACAGCGCCCCAGACCATCC GTGGCACACATCGGGACCCCCACGGCCCACTGGCCCCGGGACAGGAAAGCATCCCCACACGGAGGAAGCAAAACCCCACCAGCCCAGTAAATTGGCGGGAGTGAATGTGGCTCATCCCTCCTGCCGCAGCTCTGGCAAAAGGGCCACTATCATCCCCACGGGACCCAGGGCGGTCCACATCCACACTCAAggaagggatgaggggacgcGCCACTTTCCCTCACGCCCGCTCCCACCACTGCCTGCAAACCCGGACCCCAAGCCACTGCTGAAACCTTACCAACCAAGGCGGCACACCGAGGGACCCCGACATCCCACTACCCCCCAGGGCAGAAAAGGAGCCCCACCCGGAGGGGGCAATACCCCGCCGCCCCAGCCAAGTGCAAAGTGGCCACAGTCATCCCCCCAGGAGCCAAGGGCGGCACCCCAGATCATCCGTGCACCATTAACCAGCCCTCAAGGAAAAGACGAGTGGACCCCCTACCAACAATCACCCACTTGGACCTCTAGCCACCGCCACAACCCCAAAACTGACGTGGCACACTGCGGGACGCCTACAGGGCAGGAAAGGATCCCCACACGGAGGAAGCAACACCCCGCCACCCCAGTCACCAGGGGGACTGAGTGCGGCTTACCCATCCTGCCACAGCTCAGGCAAAGGGACCACCATCATCCACCTGGGAGCCAGGGCGGCCCACATCCAAGGTCAGGAAAGGGACGAGGGGACGCGCCACTTTCCCCTACACCTGCCCCCAAAACCACTTGTGGCAGGAAAGGATCCCCAACCGCAGGGAGTGACACCCCAAGATGCCCAAGAAGGATGCCTAGGTAG